A single genomic interval of Streptococcus suis harbors:
- a CDS encoding IS4 family transposase has protein sequence MLDQIKAHLLDSINDIVSSANQFVLHPEKDFSRQSQLTMKTMIQAILTMGGNTLAKELLDLDLPVSQSAFVQRRYQIKHQAFKTLFRDITSKIPISDNLPILAVDGSDVILPRNRFDKTTSFQTGPHHTPYNLIHINALYNLEQEIYHDLRIQDNREVDERAAFIDMMKNSSFKQALVIMDRGYESYNVMAHCQERNWSYIIRIRDGNHSMKSGFNLPDTPCFDEKFDLNICRKQTNEMKQQYQNFPNHYRCLPNHTSFDFLPSSSRKSDPVQFYELHFRMVRLEIKPGFFETLVTNTDYSPEKLKDLYAYRWGIETSFRDLKYSIGLTHFHAKKKEGILQEIYARFINFNVCKWLTSHVAIKTSKLKQAYKICFSDAVYACRKFLRNKLTSFQLETYIAKHLSIIRPNRTFQRKIKSKAPVSFTYRVT, from the coding sequence ATGCTAGATCAGATTAAAGCTCATTTACTTGATAGTATTAACGACATCGTTTCTAGTGCCAATCAGTTTGTGCTTCATCCTGAAAAAGATTTTAGTCGGCAAAGTCAGCTAACGATGAAAACCATGATTCAAGCTATACTGACCATGGGTGGTAATACCTTAGCCAAAGAGCTACTTGATTTAGATTTGCCTGTCTCTCAATCTGCCTTTGTCCAACGGCGGTATCAGATTAAACACCAAGCTTTTAAAACACTTTTTAGGGATATTACTTCTAAAATTCCAATCTCTGATAATCTCCCTATCCTGGCTGTTGATGGCAGTGATGTGATTCTACCAAGAAATCGTTTTGATAAAACGACCTCTTTTCAAACTGGACCACATCACACTCCTTACAATCTTATTCATATCAATGCTCTCTACAATCTTGAACAAGAGATATATCATGATTTACGGATCCAAGATAATCGAGAGGTTGATGAACGTGCAGCTTTTATTGACATGATGAAGAACTCTTCTTTCAAACAAGCTCTGGTAATAATGGATAGGGGGTATGAATCCTACAATGTCATGGCTCACTGCCAAGAAAGAAATTGGTCCTATATTATTCGTATTCGTGACGGGAATCATTCTATGAAATCAGGATTTAACCTCCCTGACACCCCTTGTTTTGATGAAAAATTTGACCTAAACATCTGTCGGAAACAGACCAATGAGATGAAGCAACAGTATCAAAATTTTCCTAATCACTATCGCTGTTTACCTAATCACACATCCTTTGACTTTCTACCAAGCTCTAGCCGAAAAAGCGACCCAGTTCAGTTTTACGAACTTCATTTTCGAATGGTGCGTCTCGAAATCAAGCCAGGTTTCTTTGAAACTTTGGTGACAAACACCGATTATTCTCCAGAAAAATTAAAAGATCTCTATGCCTACAGATGGGGCATAGAGACCAGTTTTCGTGACCTAAAATACAGTATCGGTCTGACTCATTTTCATGCAAAAAAGAAGGAAGGGATTCTCCAAGAAATCTACGCTCGCTTTATCAATTTTAATGTTTGTAAATGGCTAACCTCACACGTTGCTATTAAAACATCAAAGTTAAAACAGGCTTATAAAATTTGTTTTTCAGACGCTGTTTATGCCTGTCGAAAATTTCTTAGAAACAAACTCACTTCCTTCCAATTAGAAACCTACATTGCCAAACATTTATCCATCATCCGACCCAATCGAACGTTCCAAAGAAAGATAAAAAGCAAGGCACCTGTAAGCTTCACTTATAGAGTAACATAA
- a CDS encoding SpaA isopeptide-forming pilin-related protein, with the protein MKNTRTTSQFKLAKRSYRDSAQRLEATFELKESGNAQAPAVVKRTTTTGDEVLFDNLPVGKSYILKETVAPDGYQKIEKEIHIDIGADGAITIQDGGDLVSLDNTDSHLIIVKNLRKGEYPKTGGIGIIPYIALGGVMMLLALAVELGKEKRWKHIRK; encoded by the coding sequence ATGAAAAATACCCGAACAACCTCTCAGTTCAAGTTGGCAAAACGCTCGTATCGTGATTCAGCTCAACGTCTAGAAGCGACATTTGAATTGAAAGAAAGTGGGAATGCACAAGCGCCAGCAGTTGTTAAGAGAACAACGACAACAGGAGATGAAGTTCTCTTTGACAATTTGCCAGTAGGGAAATCGTACATTTTGAAAGAGACGGTAGCACCAGACGGCTATCAAAAGATTGAAAAAGAAATCCATATTGATATAGGCGCAGATGGAGCCATCACTATCCAAGATGGAGGTGACCTCGTCAGTCTAGACAATACGGATAGTCACCTGATTATTGTGAAAAACCTCCGCAAAGGAGAATATCCGAAAACGGGTGGTATAGGAATTATTCCTTATATTGCATTAGGGGGGGTGATGATGTTACTGGCTCTTGCCGTCGAGCTAGGAAAAGAAAAACGTTGGAAACATATACGTAAATAA
- a CDS encoding SpaH/EbpB family LPXTG-anchored major pilin — MKKLTKVFSLLTVLLTMFGPLGNLRHLVHADDTHQTKVVVHKVLMSKEDFNNFNHETVQTTQKYDGTTIQENNFKNYFGQSAQEIAGVNFKVWKKVDSQQNGSKTGAQLGITGEGQDEHYVLDTTNNGTNGVNTREGSAGAEFTLPNGTYIFVEDKENSPYYNKQGDGAGSELTEAKAVPFRLVLPVTRPDGTGYFDSTTNPLHVYPKNTEDKPTVTKQFSDNTMGPKDVTIGEEVTYKITTNIPKGSSYKTIVWEDLMVEGLDYKLNSLVIAYKEVESLEKNTHYTVTEDKRGFMVKVNETGLRAIEEAAKTQDVNITLTYNAVLNDSAKVDTEIPNQVTFHYGNRPRTDLYSEPKPVTPKEEGGIVKIQVNKVWKNENDKKAVKFKVYEKATGVFAGEFTLQPNETTKEFRDNLKAGVEYIVVEDTTSGTIPSYTSEGGEKAHIVTVTNNPSDNPPPLTPEKPKVITHGKRFIETDNVDGLNDATVKLLGAEFVVTNAQNQYLALKSEQDQTDAVNKYKQAEQEYLASVKANDGQAEAKKALRNAAYETLNMQWQWVQDENQAFKFISSTEGKFEVKGLKTGTYYLKETKAPEGYALPSDKIEFQVGQGTWGATEELTAQNFQQVKNKKIIIPQTGGIGTLVFTVVGLSTMVFAFIAMKKRQAEDA, encoded by the coding sequence GTGAAAAAGTTAACAAAAGTATTCTCCCTCTTGACCGTTCTTCTGACGATGTTCGGTCCATTGGGAAATCTTCGACATTTAGTACATGCGGATGATACGCATCAAACTAAGGTTGTGGTGCATAAGGTCTTGATGAGTAAAGAAGATTTTAATAATTTTAATCACGAGACAGTACAAACTACCCAAAAGTATGATGGTACAACTATCCAAGAAAATAATTTTAAAAATTATTTTGGGCAATCAGCTCAAGAAATTGCAGGTGTCAACTTTAAGGTTTGGAAAAAGGTTGATTCACAACAAAATGGCTCAAAAACTGGTGCTCAATTAGGTATTACTGGTGAGGGGCAAGACGAACATTATGTATTAGATACTACGAATAATGGCACTAACGGTGTCAATACTAGAGAAGGTAGTGCTGGTGCTGAGTTCACACTTCCAAACGGTACCTACATCTTTGTAGAAGACAAAGAAAACTCACCGTACTACAACAAACAAGGTGACGGTGCAGGTAGCGAATTAACAGAAGCTAAGGCTGTTCCTTTCCGTCTCGTTTTACCAGTTACTCGTCCAGATGGAACAGGATATTTTGATAGCACAACTAATCCTCTTCACGTTTATCCAAAAAACACAGAAGATAAGCCGACTGTGACCAAGCAGTTTTCAGACAATACCATGGGACCTAAAGATGTCACAATTGGTGAAGAAGTAACCTACAAAATTACTACAAACATTCCAAAAGGTTCTTCTTACAAGACAATTGTCTGGGAAGACTTGATGGTTGAAGGTTTGGATTATAAACTAAATTCATTAGTCATTGCTTATAAAGAAGTTGAGAGTCTAGAGAAAAATACTCACTATACAGTGACTGAGGATAAACGTGGATTTATGGTGAAAGTAAATGAAACAGGTCTGAGGGCTATAGAAGAGGCTGCTAAGACTCAGGATGTTAACATCACTTTGACCTATAATGCTGTCCTAAACGACTCAGCTAAGGTTGATACAGAAATCCCTAACCAAGTGACCTTCCACTATGGTAACCGCCCACGTACAGATCTTTACAGTGAACCAAAACCAGTGACACCGAAAGAAGAAGGTGGTATAGTAAAAATCCAGGTTAACAAGGTTTGGAAAAATGAAAACGATAAAAAAGCAGTAAAATTCAAAGTATATGAAAAGGCTACAGGTGTATTTGCTGGCGAATTTACGTTACAACCTAACGAAACTACTAAAGAATTTAGAGACAATCTTAAAGCAGGTGTTGAGTATATTGTAGTGGAAGATACGACTTCTGGAACTATTCCATCCTATACTAGTGAAGGTGGAGAAAAAGCTCACATTGTTACTGTAACCAACAACCCATCAGATAACCCACCACCGCTCACACCAGAAAAACCAAAAGTTATCACTCACGGAAAACGCTTTATTGAGACAGATAATGTGGATGGATTGAATGACGCTACTGTTAAACTTCTCGGTGCAGAGTTTGTGGTGACGAATGCACAAAATCAATATTTGGCTTTGAAATCAGAGCAAGACCAAACAGACGCTGTAAATAAATACAAACAAGCAGAACAAGAGTATCTTGCATCTGTGAAAGCAAATGATGGCCAAGCCGAAGCTAAAAAAGCTCTTCGTAATGCAGCCTATGAAACACTGAATATGCAGTGGCAGTGGGTGCAAGATGAAAACCAAGCCTTCAAGTTCATTTCATCTACAGAAGGTAAATTCGAAGTCAAAGGTTTGAAAACAGGAACCTACTACTTGAAAGAAACCAAAGCTCCAGAAGGATATGCATTACCAAGTGATAAGATTGAGTTCCAAGTTGGACAAGGAACATGGGGAGCAACTGAAGAACTTACTGCTCAAAACTTCCAACAAGTGAAAAACAAAAAGATTATCATTCCACAAACTGGTGGTATTGGTACCCTTGTCTTCACAGTGGTTGGTTTGAGTACAATGGTATTTGCATTCATCGCTATGAAAAAGCGTCAGGCGGAAGACGCCTAG
- a CDS encoding prealbumin-like fold domain-containing protein, whose product MRIIKQLVCCIIALVCSLSLPSLLVQAEDTYSIQVGISLPEHVDAGKLDLSLEAWYLPEGDRETPEQLAEKLYALSRAELSQLYGQAQLSDPLTPQGFVGFSGLKKGWYYIRQQGSATTVEVIPFVLQVDGQLQTVQAKVGLPGEKVGYRNFLKVSTSTAPLAGATFQVLEEVDGQLRQVMIDGKPYHLTSENGGHLKVGPLPYGSYYLKEIKAPKGYLLSQDTIPFEISLDSHVSDVIRIKNKPVTPPGIEIPYTGNAVVIAVLSLGIILFLLGYRLVTYKKGEKT is encoded by the coding sequence ATGAGGATTATTAAACAGCTAGTCTGTTGCATAATTGCACTGGTCTGTTCGTTGTCTCTGCCCTCTCTTTTGGTTCAAGCAGAGGATACCTATTCTATTCAGGTCGGCATTTCCTTGCCAGAGCATGTGGATGCGGGCAAGCTAGATTTGAGTCTTGAAGCCTGGTATCTGCCGGAGGGGGATCGAGAGACTCCCGAGCAACTGGCAGAGAAACTCTATGCCCTGAGTCGAGCGGAGCTAAGTCAGCTGTATGGACAAGCCCAGCTTTCTGACCCCTTGACTCCTCAAGGATTTGTAGGTTTTTCTGGTCTGAAAAAGGGCTGGTACTACATTCGACAGCAGGGGTCAGCTACTACCGTTGAGGTTATTCCCTTTGTCCTACAGGTAGACGGACAATTGCAGACTGTACAGGCTAAGGTTGGACTACCGGGGGAAAAAGTGGGTTATAGGAATTTTCTCAAGGTTTCTACCAGTACAGCCCCCTTGGCAGGAGCGACTTTCCAAGTCTTGGAAGAGGTGGACGGTCAACTGAGGCAAGTGATGATTGACGGCAAACCCTATCATCTGACCTCGGAAAATGGTGGTCACCTCAAAGTAGGTCCACTCCCCTATGGTAGTTACTATCTTAAGGAAATCAAGGCTCCCAAGGGCTATCTTCTCAGTCAGGATACCATTCCCTTTGAGATTAGTCTGGATTCGCATGTTTCGGATGTCATCCGCATAAAGAACAAACCCGTCACACCTCCCGGTATTGAAATCCCATATACCGGAAATGCGGTGGTCATAGCGGTTTTATCGCTAGGCATTATTCTCTTCT